In the Plectropomus leopardus isolate mb chromosome 5, YSFRI_Pleo_2.0, whole genome shotgun sequence genome, one interval contains:
- the sst1.1 gene encoding somatostatin 1, tandem duplicate 1 isoform X2: MKMVSSSRLRCLLLLLLSLTASISCSSAAQRDSKLRLLLHRTPLLGSKQDMSRASLAELLLADLLQVENEALEENFPLAEGEPEDVHVDLERAAGGGSGPLLAPRERKAGCKNFFWKTFTSC; the protein is encoded by the exons ATGAAGATGGTGTCCTCCTCGCGCCTCCGctgcctcctcctgctcctcctctccctcaccgcctccatcagctgctcctCCGCCGCACAGAGAGACTCCAAACTCCGCCTGCTGCTGCACCGGACCCCGCTGCTGGGCTCCAAACAG gaCATGTCCCGGGCCTCGCTGGCGGAGCTGCTCCTGGCGGACCTCCTGCAG GTGGAGAACGAGGCTCTGGAGGAGAACTTCCCTCTGGCCGAAGGAGAGCCTGAAGACGTCCACGTGGACCTGGAACGAGCCGCCGGCGGCGGCAGCGGGCCGCTGCTCGCCCCCCGAGAGAGGAAAGCAGGCTGCAAGAACTTCTTTTGGAAGACCTTCACTTCCTGCTGA
- the sst1.1 gene encoding somatostatin 1, tandem duplicate 1 isoform X1 produces the protein MKMVSSSRLRCLLLLLLSLTASISCSSAAQRDSKLRLLLHRTPLLGSKQDMSRASLAELLLADLLQVENEALEENFPLAEGEPEDVHVDLERAAGGGSGPLLAPRERKAGCKNFFWKTFTSC, from the exons ATGAAGATGGTGTCCTCCTCGCGCCTCCGctgcctcctcctgctcctcctctccctcaccgcctccatcagctgctcctCCGCCGCACAGAGAGACTCCAAACTCCGCCTGCTGCTGCACCGGACCCCGCTGCTGGGCTCCAAACAG GACATGTCCCGGGCCTCGCTGGCGGAGCTGCTCCTGGCGGACCTCCTGCAGGTGGAGAACGAGGCTCTGGAGGAGAACTTCCCTCTGGCCGAAGGAGAGCCTGAAGACGTCCACGTGGACCTGGAACGAGCCGCCGGCGGCGGCAGCGGGCCGCTGCTCGCCCCCCGAGAGAGGAAAGCAGGCTGCAAGAACTTCTTTTGGAAGACCTTCACTTCCTGCTGA